Proteins encoded within one genomic window of Epinephelus lanceolatus isolate andai-2023 chromosome 9, ASM4190304v1, whole genome shotgun sequence:
- the pop5 gene encoding ribonuclease P/MRP protein subunit POP5, with translation MVRVKSRYLLCEVNVSDRSRLLLLDDRAVAAAVKAAVARIHGDYGAALCSIRFSVKYLNAHTGIVLLRFPKRCYKLLWSALPFITCIETRGHIIPCFLNCLHVGGTIRTCQKFLIRYNTQQLHQMLPKCKNEEEKQQVQTAILKCSLTGGNKETFGEESDSEEDEQ, from the exons ATGGTGCGTGTGAAGTCCAG GTATTTACTGTGCGAAGTCAACGTGTCAGACAGAAGCCGCCTGTTGCTGCTGGATGACAGGGCTGTTGCAGCGGCAGTGAAAGCAGCGGTGGCCCGAATACACGGGGACTATGGGGCAGCTCTCTGCAGCATCAGATTCTCTG TGAAATATCTGAATGCTCATACTGGAATAGTACTCCTGCGTTTTCCCAAAAGGTGTTACAAACTCCTCTGGTCTGCATTGCCTTTCATTACCTGTATTGAAACTCGTGGGCACATAATCCCATGCTTTCTGAACTGTTTGCATGTGGGAG GAACAATTAGAACATGTCAGAAGTTTTTGATCCGATACAACACCCAACAGCTACATCAAATGCTCCCTAAGTGCAAAAACGAAG aAGAAAAGCAACAGGTTCAGACAGCTATTCTGAAGTGCTCTCTAACGGGAGGAAACAAGGAGACATTTGGAGAGGAATCAGATAGTGAGGAAGATGAACAGTGA
- the rnf10 gene encoding E3 ubiquitin-protein ligase RNF10 isoform X2, which translates to MLESSAALYSELGPSTAHCTETNMEKNPNNSTNTKVPPRSSSTGPAPADSKPKTENKNNGGSKRYNRKREPSFPKTDSFQGPRHTNSQKSKNFDKRPPQRGGGRQYGVTGGGRREEVVETRRAEFSPAQFAGPKKISLNHLLNFTFEPRGGNGGIGDGGSSGWGRRNKWGHKHKPFNKELFLQANCQFVVTDDQDYKAHFTDPDTLVNWDCVQQVRIYSHEVPSCPICLYPPLAAHITRCGHIFCWPCMLHYLSLGDKSWSKCPICYEAVHTADLKSVVAMETRQYAVGDVITMRLMQREKGALVAMPSSQWVKVEEPVRFGDACLSPYSKLLLTSPVQVLSLLAEEKAVLQAQLSQEGDAQGCFIQSALCLLQEREEMLLKQQKANVEDSLDLSSLTLEEPSSPVEEVVSNISSTKPVLQYSSAFDDEVAEVPEDATAELPGFPESILESVLEEPPEAMMDAAPEPQPDEEIPASQTDSGRPSTSVVHGPFYYFYQADDCQQMFLHPVNVRCLLREYGSLEASPDSITARVVEIVGHTVTEEIRRRHRYLAHLPLTCEFSICELALQPPILSKETLDTFADDLEKRKRLRQKKVRDEKRREKRIEIEENKKQGKYPEVHIGLENLHHFPAFGSPPHNSSPPVQPDFTFAPPSPLSSSPSSDKLLAPPSADSDGESDGSDRVPVPSFQNSFSQAFEKALLQLDNGAASPPQPVVDADEKGGKKKKKKQKLLFSTSMVHTK; encoded by the exons ATGCTAGAGAGCTCAGCGGCTCTCTACTCGGAGCTCGGCCCCAGCACCGCTCACTGCACGGAGACAAACATGGAGAAAAACCCCAACAACAGCACCAATACCAAGGTTCCGCCTCGTTCCAGCTCCACAGGCCCAGCACCGGCAGACTCTAAACCCAAAACAG aaaataaaaataatggaggCTCCAAGCGCTACAACCGTAAGCGTGAGCCCTCCTTTCCTAAAACCGACAGTTTTCAAGGCCCTCGCCACACCAATTCACAGAAAAGCAAGAATTTTGACAAGAGACCCCCTCAGAGAGGTGGAGGACGACAATATGGAGTTACAGGTGGAGGACGACGTGAGGAG GTAGTAGAGACACGCCGGGCCGAGTTTAGCCCGGCTCAGTTTGCTGGACCGAAAAAAATAAGCCTCAACCACCTGCTGAACTTCACCTTTGAACCCCGTGGAGGTAATGGTGGCATCGGAGATGGGGGCTCCTCCGGTTGGGGCCGCCGAAACAAATGGGGCCACAAGCACAAGCCCTTCAACAAGGAGCTTTTTCTGCAGGCCAA TTGCCAGTTTGTGGTGACTGATGACCAGGACTATAAGGCTCACTTCACTGATCCAGACACTCTGGTCAACTGGGACTGTGTGCAGCAAGTG CGCATCTACAGTCATGAGGTGCCGTCTTGCCCTATCTGCCTCTACCCTCCTTTGGCAGCACACATCACCCGGTGTGGACACATCTTCTGCTGGCCATGCATGCTGCACTACCTGTCTCTTGGCGACAAGAGCTGGTCAAAGTGCCCCATCTGCTATGAAgcagttcacaccgctgaccTGAAGAG tgtggTTGCTATGGAGACCAGGCAGTATGCGGTCGGTGACGTAATCACCATGCGCCTGATGCAGAGGGAAAAGGGGGCTCTGGTGGCCATGCCGAGCTCTCAGTGGGTGAAGGTGGAGGAGCCTGTTCGCTTTGGTG ATGCATGTCTAAGCCCGTACTCCAAGCTGCTGCTGACCTCCCCGGTGCAGGTTCTGAGCCTGTTGGCAGAGGAGAAGGCTGTCCTGCAGGCTCAGCTGAGCCAAGAAGGGGACGCCCAAGGGTGTTTCATCCAGAGCGCCCTTTGTCTTTTGCAG GAGCGAGAGGAAATGCTACTGAAGCAGCAGAAGGCAAATGTGGAAGACAGCCTTGATCTGTCCTCTCTAACTCTGGAAGAACCTTCTTCTCCTGTGGAGGAAGTGGTTTCTAACATCAGCAGCACCAAG CCAGTGCTGCAGTACTCCTCTGCATTTGATGACGAGGTGGCGGAGGTCCCAGAGGATGCCACTGCAGAGCTTCCAGGCTTTCCTGAAAGTATTTTGGAGAGTGTCCTAGAAGAGCCTCCAGAGGCTATGATGGATGCAGCCCCAGAGCCCCAGCCTGATGAGGAGATCCCTGCCAGCCAGACAGATTCAGGCCGCCCTTCAACCAGCGTAGTGCATGGACCCTTTTACTATTTCTACCAAG CTGACGACTGCCAGCAGATGTTCCTGCATCCTGTGAATGTACGCTGTCTGTTGCGTGAGTACGGCAGCTTGGAGGCCAGCCCTGACTCCATCACTGCCAGAGTGGTGGAGATAGTGGGACACACAGTCACTGAG GAGATCCGTCGTCGGCATCGCTATCTGGCTCATCTGCCTCTCACATGCGAGTTCAGCATCTGTGAATTAGCCCTGCAGCCACCAATCTTGTCCAAAGAAACCCTGGACACATTCGCAG ATGACTTGGAGAAGAGAAAGCGCCTGAGGCAGAAGAAAGTGAGGGATGAGAAGCGCAGGGAGAAGCGAATTGAAATTGAGGAGAACAAGAAGCAGGGTAAAT ATCCTGAGGTGCATATTGGATTGGAGAACCTTCACCATTTCCCAGCATTCGGGTCTCCTCCTCACAACAGCAGCCCCCCAGTACAGCCTGACTTTACATTTGCCCCCCCTTCACCCCTCAGCAGCAGTCCTTCCTCTG ATAAACTGCTAGCTCCCCCATCAGCAGACAGCGACGGAGAGAGTGACGGGTCCGACCGTGTCCCTGTGCCCAGCTTCCAAAACTCCTTCAGCCAGGCCTTTGAGAAGGCACTTCTGCAGCTGGACAATGGTGCAGCTTCTCCTCCACAACCTGTGGTCGATGCAG ATGAGAAAGGagggaaaaagaagaagaaaaagcagaaGCTTCTGTTCAGCACATCCATGGTTCACACAAAGTAG
- the rnf10 gene encoding E3 ubiquitin-protein ligase RNF10 isoform X1 yields MLESSAALYSELGPSTAHCTETNMEKNPNNSTNTKVPPRSSSTGPAPADSKPKTENKNNGGSKRYNRKREPSFPKTDSFQGPRHTNSQKSKNFDKRPPQRGGGRQYGVTGGGRREEVVETRRAEFSPAQFAGPKKISLNHLLNFTFEPRGGNGGIGDGGSSGWGRRNKWGHKHKPFNKELFLQANCQFVVTDDQDYKAHFTDPDTLVNWDCVQQVRIYSHEVPSCPICLYPPLAAHITRCGHIFCWPCMLHYLSLGDKSWSKCPICYEAVHTADLKSVVAMETRQYAVGDVITMRLMQREKGALVAMPSSQWVKVEEPVRFGDACLSPYSKLLLTSPVQVLSLLAEEKAVLQAQLSQEGDAQGCFIQSALCLLQEREEMLLKQQKANVEDSLDLSSLTLEEPSSPVEEVVSNISSTKPVLQYSSAFDDEVAEVPEDATAELPGFPESILESVLEEPPEAMMDAAPEPQPDEEIPASQTDSGRPSTSVVHGPFYYFYQADDCQQMFLHPVNVRCLLREYGSLEASPDSITARVVEIVGHTVTEEIRRRHRYLAHLPLTCEFSICELALQPPILSKETLDTFADDLEKRKRLRQKKVRDEKRREKRIEIEENKKQGKYPEVHIGLENLHHFPAFGSPPHNSSPPVQPDFTFAPPSPLSSSPSSDGMRFPSLNAQSSSPIVGSVEDDSHCMSFAQMLRDGKARVDAGPRITPKKDKLLAPPSADSDGESDGSDRVPVPSFQNSFSQAFEKALLQLDNGAASPPQPVVDADEKGGKKKKKKQKLLFSTSMVHTK; encoded by the exons ATGCTAGAGAGCTCAGCGGCTCTCTACTCGGAGCTCGGCCCCAGCACCGCTCACTGCACGGAGACAAACATGGAGAAAAACCCCAACAACAGCACCAATACCAAGGTTCCGCCTCGTTCCAGCTCCACAGGCCCAGCACCGGCAGACTCTAAACCCAAAACAG aaaataaaaataatggaggCTCCAAGCGCTACAACCGTAAGCGTGAGCCCTCCTTTCCTAAAACCGACAGTTTTCAAGGCCCTCGCCACACCAATTCACAGAAAAGCAAGAATTTTGACAAGAGACCCCCTCAGAGAGGTGGAGGACGACAATATGGAGTTACAGGTGGAGGACGACGTGAGGAG GTAGTAGAGACACGCCGGGCCGAGTTTAGCCCGGCTCAGTTTGCTGGACCGAAAAAAATAAGCCTCAACCACCTGCTGAACTTCACCTTTGAACCCCGTGGAGGTAATGGTGGCATCGGAGATGGGGGCTCCTCCGGTTGGGGCCGCCGAAACAAATGGGGCCACAAGCACAAGCCCTTCAACAAGGAGCTTTTTCTGCAGGCCAA TTGCCAGTTTGTGGTGACTGATGACCAGGACTATAAGGCTCACTTCACTGATCCAGACACTCTGGTCAACTGGGACTGTGTGCAGCAAGTG CGCATCTACAGTCATGAGGTGCCGTCTTGCCCTATCTGCCTCTACCCTCCTTTGGCAGCACACATCACCCGGTGTGGACACATCTTCTGCTGGCCATGCATGCTGCACTACCTGTCTCTTGGCGACAAGAGCTGGTCAAAGTGCCCCATCTGCTATGAAgcagttcacaccgctgaccTGAAGAG tgtggTTGCTATGGAGACCAGGCAGTATGCGGTCGGTGACGTAATCACCATGCGCCTGATGCAGAGGGAAAAGGGGGCTCTGGTGGCCATGCCGAGCTCTCAGTGGGTGAAGGTGGAGGAGCCTGTTCGCTTTGGTG ATGCATGTCTAAGCCCGTACTCCAAGCTGCTGCTGACCTCCCCGGTGCAGGTTCTGAGCCTGTTGGCAGAGGAGAAGGCTGTCCTGCAGGCTCAGCTGAGCCAAGAAGGGGACGCCCAAGGGTGTTTCATCCAGAGCGCCCTTTGTCTTTTGCAG GAGCGAGAGGAAATGCTACTGAAGCAGCAGAAGGCAAATGTGGAAGACAGCCTTGATCTGTCCTCTCTAACTCTGGAAGAACCTTCTTCTCCTGTGGAGGAAGTGGTTTCTAACATCAGCAGCACCAAG CCAGTGCTGCAGTACTCCTCTGCATTTGATGACGAGGTGGCGGAGGTCCCAGAGGATGCCACTGCAGAGCTTCCAGGCTTTCCTGAAAGTATTTTGGAGAGTGTCCTAGAAGAGCCTCCAGAGGCTATGATGGATGCAGCCCCAGAGCCCCAGCCTGATGAGGAGATCCCTGCCAGCCAGACAGATTCAGGCCGCCCTTCAACCAGCGTAGTGCATGGACCCTTTTACTATTTCTACCAAG CTGACGACTGCCAGCAGATGTTCCTGCATCCTGTGAATGTACGCTGTCTGTTGCGTGAGTACGGCAGCTTGGAGGCCAGCCCTGACTCCATCACTGCCAGAGTGGTGGAGATAGTGGGACACACAGTCACTGAG GAGATCCGTCGTCGGCATCGCTATCTGGCTCATCTGCCTCTCACATGCGAGTTCAGCATCTGTGAATTAGCCCTGCAGCCACCAATCTTGTCCAAAGAAACCCTGGACACATTCGCAG ATGACTTGGAGAAGAGAAAGCGCCTGAGGCAGAAGAAAGTGAGGGATGAGAAGCGCAGGGAGAAGCGAATTGAAATTGAGGAGAACAAGAAGCAGGGTAAAT ATCCTGAGGTGCATATTGGATTGGAGAACCTTCACCATTTCCCAGCATTCGGGTCTCCTCCTCACAACAGCAGCCCCCCAGTACAGCCTGACTTTACATTTGCCCCCCCTTCACCCCTCAGCAGCAGTCCTTCCTCTG ATGGGATGAGATTCCCAAGTCTGAATGCGCAAAGCTCTTCACCTATTGTGGGTAGTGTGGAGGATGACTCCCACTGTATGTCCTTTGCACAG ATGCTAAGAGATGGGAAAGCCAGAGTTGATGCTGGGCCCAGGATCACTCCAAAGAAAG ATAAACTGCTAGCTCCCCCATCAGCAGACAGCGACGGAGAGAGTGACGGGTCCGACCGTGTCCCTGTGCCCAGCTTCCAAAACTCCTTCAGCCAGGCCTTTGAGAAGGCACTTCTGCAGCTGGACAATGGTGCAGCTTCTCCTCCACAACCTGTGGTCGATGCAG ATGAGAAAGGagggaaaaagaagaagaaaaagcagaaGCTTCTGTTCAGCACATCCATGGTTCACACAAAGTAG